The genome window aaaaaaaaaccaaacaaacaaacaaaaaaaaaaatctcaatatCTTGTAATATAATTACTATTCCTTACGTATCTATTTAATCATTCTGGAGTGACTGTTCCTGCGTCATTTCCTACTTTTACCACGTAAACCCGATATCTTAATacgcccgtgtgtgtgtgtgtgtaaaagtctcATGTATGCAGTAGTCATGTTGGTTTTGTAAACTCGGTACTAAAAACAATACGAAGACGCTAGTGTCTAGAGGTGCTAATACATTAATCTGCATTTTGTGCCATTTATCTTGTCTGTAACAGAGCAAAACTAAGATATACATTTTAATAGCAAACTAAATTAAACAGTATACCAAATACCCAAAGTGCTTGtcttattaattattatcattttcaGCTCAGTCATATATGTGTACGTGAGCGTCTACATCATCTTTCTTATGCTTCGGCTAATTAGGGGTGGACAAAATCGACcaaaacatcacatcactgtATTTCAACATTGCATATAATCGTTCCATAAAAAATGATTACCTTTGAAAATGAAGGAGCATAAAATCTGTGCaaaactgaaatgttttaaGGTTCTGTGCAAATTTAACAGCTAATCAGggtattaattattattactatgaaTAATGACGATATCCACAATATCTTACGCTGATATATTGTTGTATTACACAGAATTATGGTGAAGATTCTGCAATTGAACTGTAAATGCTGTAGCTGACGTACAccgagcaggcataacattatgaccacctgcctaatattgttgttgctccctcttttgctgccaaaacagccctgacccttcatgcacCATGTATGCTGACACCTttatatcagaaccagtattaacttcttcagcaatttgagcaacagtagctcgtctgttggatcggatcacacatatgtctgcccatgaccctgtcgccgtttcactactgttccttccttgggccacttttgatagatactgaccactgcagaccgggaacaacccacaagagctgcagttttggagatgctctgatccagtggtctagccatcacaatttggctcttcgttacgcttgtccatttttcctgcttctaacacatcaactttgaggacaaaaggttcacttgctgcctaatatatcccacccactaacaggtgccatgatgaggagctcatcagtcttattcacttcacctctcactgctcataatgttatgcctgattggtgtacatcaCTTGTGTAAAATTAAGCCCAAGATTACTGATATTAATTGATATCAGTGTCTTTACTTAATGCCGTTATCTTCCTGAGTCCTCTGTAAAGTCACTCTGAATATGTTCAGAAAACTATTTCTGTGGATGGGAGTTAGGCTAGAATGATATTGTGAGTGCAAAACAGCACTGTGTTGCTACTGAGAAGACAAACCTGatcatttaatgtttttattcttttattcagcTTTTGGTCTGATATGGAAACATAACCATTCAACAGTGCTGATAGTCACATCGCTAGTTGGTACCAATTTtaagatgataaaaaaaaataaataaataaaactggtcaatggggaaaaaaaattccagtgTTCCTCAAATATATCACAAATGCTGTCTGATAAATGCTGTCAAAATTTATTagaaaaatctttttctttttttaaaaaaaaaaaaaaagtgagaagaaACGGTTGGTTTGATGGTTTACATTTTAGTGAGCCTCAGTGTGTTGAGACGAACCCCCAACACCGTGGCACCAGAAGCATAGCGGATCTCTCTCAGGATACCGTTCCACTTCCTCTCTTTTTCATCATACCTGTGGAAAACCATATCATGTCACTTTTGTGCTCTTTAACTATGAATTTTCAAAGTATTTTCTTTGTTAATCTGTTCTTATTAGAAAAGATTCATGGTATAGTTCAACCCAAACGCTGCTCTTTATTTCAATGATCCTACTAACATTATTCTCCAAAAAAACGAATACAAGCTAGATGCCTTCATAATGACAAGATGCCTTCCAGTCTTCTCCAGTAGTCTACTTTCTTTGGATTTTATCACCCTTTAAAGAGCCTGGAGGTCTGGGGTTTATCCTCGGTAGATATTTTAATTAGCAGCTGCTAGAATGTGAGGACAAAATGGCCAAATGATTGCATAGTTTTCCTAACTAAAAGTCTCTGACATCATTTAGCGGACACCCTCatctagagcgacttacatttttgtgtcattttatacaactgagctattgagggttaagggtcttgctcaggggccgcctggtgaacctgggatttgaactcgcaagaagtccaataccttaaccgctaagctaccacatcaactttaaggtgCAAGAAATGTGCCCTTACATGTTACAGACATTTTGACCCGCTAGTCTACTGTACCTCCAAATGTCAGTCATCTCTCTTGGTGCGAGATCCTCACTGTTTTCACCTGGAAACACTGCGAAGCCACCCACAGCGTAGATGTTGTTGCCCACCGTGATTAAACTGAGAGAGCTGCGCTCCTGAGGAAACTCGACAAAATCGGACCACCTGCAAATATATCATTTAATCAGTTATTCAATCTATGTACATTTGGATTAGATTACATGCCAATCTCCAAGATTTTAGCCCTGCATCAATTTGTCAAAGTGAGTCAATTTTGTTGCTCTGACTTGTTTGATTTGATGTCATAAACCTCCATGGTGTCAGTGAGACCGTCGTCTGTAACACCTCCAGCCACGTAGATCTTGTCCTTATAAACGGTGACGCCAAACAGCGATCGCTCTGTCTTCATCGGAGCCAGATCTTTCCATTCACCTTTCTTCGCGTCATAAGCACAGACCCTGTTCAAGCACTGTCTACAAGCCAGACAAGAAGCAAGACTTGTGTCAGAATGAACAAAGGTTAGGAAATTACGGACTTTTGCTCAAGAAGAACTTACTTGCTGTCTGCTTTTCCTCCTATTACATACACAATTCCATTGTGAGACACAGTTCCATGGGCATATACCGGATAGGGAAGAGGAACTGACTCTCCCCATTTGAGAGATCTTGACAGacataaaagaaaatataaatgtttgaagTAAAGGCATCATGACACATGTTTTCTGTAACGTTAAATACTCACTGTCTGTCATAAACTAGGACCGAGTCCAAAGTTTGTTCTCCTTCCTTTAGTTCTTTCCCACCGATTACAAAGATGGAGTTCTCTGCTTCACCCATGCTAAACAGGAAGCGGGGTGAGGGCATGGGGGGCATTCCAATCCAATCTGAACTTGCAGGGTCAAACtgtcaggggtaagaggtgaTTCATACATATTGGTTGAATAAATTAACAGGTTGAAAATCTTTCCACAGATGTTGGGGTCACTGGAGAACATCAAACATTTTCTACATTGTCTAAGGTATTTGTTGAATGTTATTGATTTGTGTACCTGTAAAAAGTATGAGTTCAGCTGCTCCTCTTCATTCTGTTCATTGAAGAAAAGTCCACCAGCCACAAAGATCTGGTTCTCTTTGGTTACAATGCTGCAGTGGTTTTTTGGAATCTGGCTGGATATTGCCGCCACATAGCAGTCGTTTCCGGTAGGGTCGTAAGCCACTGAGCTTGTGTCACTTATCATGAATATTAAGTCTCTGAGGAACATGCCAAACCTTAAATTATCATTCAAAATTCCAGGAAGTaactcttcatcttcttcttctccttcttcctcaCCCTCTTCTTGTGTCTTCTCCTTGCTTTTCTTACTGGTCTTCTTGACTTCTGGAAGCTTACCAGCATAAGCATCTTTGACCAGCTGCAGCTTCTTGATAATTTCTGGGTTAGATCGCAGCCACTCGTGTTGCTCCACCTGCTCTTCAAAATAGTTCTCCGGGACAAGACGGAAGCGCACACAGTCCAGGAGTTTGGGGAGTTTCTCAAGGCGGCTGTCCTCGTCACGGCCCACCCATTTGAGTAGTGCCTCAAATACGGCCTGCTCCGTTTCCACGTTCAGTGAGTCCGAGGCCAAGATGGCTGCTAACTCGCTGGGATTTAGCTGTAGGAACTCCTCGTCTCGTGCGATCAGCTGAAAACGCTCACAGGCGAAATTCCGGGCCGAGACAGCCAACCGAGGGCAGTCCAGCATCAATCCCAAGCGAAAGATGGCCAGGCAGTTGCTCAAACTCAAGCGCTTCTGGAGGAAGGAGACACACACTGTGAAAATGGAAGGAATCTGGAGCATGTTGGCGATTGCGAAGATGTCTTGAACATTCTGCTCAGTCACATTGATGCTTGATGTATAGAGGTATTTCAGAATCATACCCATGACACCAGGTTCAACATCCTCCAGGACTATCTCACGCTGTTTGCTAGCTTCCAcacctgatttaaaaaatgccCGGAAGTAGGAGCTACAAGCAGCCAGCACCAGGCGATGGCAGGGGAACTCCTTGTCCTTGATCTTCAGCACGCAGTCCACCATGGTGTCGTTTTCCAGCAGGTCGCAGAGACCATCCTGCAGCAGCGTCTGCTGGTACATTCGAGGCTCCTCCATGGGGTCGATCGGCAGAGCCATAGCTGTTTGAATTCTGTGACGACCTCAGTTCAGGTTCTACCAGGCTTTCGAGCAGTACTTATCCCAGCTCTGCTTCTGTCAGTGTCCAATCCAGAAAAATGAGGCAGGGCCTGGTTAGCAGACTTCCTCAGCTGTCTCAACACTTCAACCAAACTCTATCTAGAAGCCTATTTATAGGT of Hemibagrus wyckioides isolate EC202008001 linkage group LG23, SWU_Hwy_1.0, whole genome shotgun sequence contains these proteins:
- the klhl40b gene encoding kelch-like protein 40b: MALPIDPMEEPRMYQQTLLQDGLCDLLENDTMVDCVLKIKDKEFPCHRLVLAACSSYFRAFFKSGVEASKQREIVLEDVEPGVMGMILKYLYTSSINVTEQNVQDIFAIANMLQIPSIFTVCVSFLQKRLSLSNCLAIFRLGLMLDCPRLAVSARNFACERFQLIARDEEFLQLNPSELAAILASDSLNVETEQAVFEALLKWVGRDEDSRLEKLPKLLDCVRFRLVPENYFEEQVEQHEWLRSNPEIIKKLQLVKDAYAGKLPEVKKTSKKSKEKTQEEGEEEGEEEDEELLPGILNDNLRFGMFLRDLIFMISDTSSVAYDPTGNDCYVAAISSQIPKNHCSIVTKENQIFVAGGLFFNEQNEEEQLNSYFLQFDPASSDWIGMPPMPSPRFLFSMGEAENSIFVIGGKELKEGEQTLDSVLVYDRQSLKWGESVPLPYPVYAHGTVSHNGIVYVIGGKADSKQCLNRVCAYDAKKGEWKDLAPMKTERSLFGVTVYKDKIYVAGGVTDDGLTDTMEVYDIKSNKWSDFVEFPQERSSLSLITVGNNIYAVGGFAVFPGENSEDLAPREMTDIWRYDEKERKWNGILREIRYASGATVLGVRLNTLRLTKM